The Phlebotomus papatasi isolate M1 chromosome 3, Ppap_2.1, whole genome shotgun sequence genomic sequence cctaaatgatttggattctttgaatatgaagccgttatctatttagaattttagaaatattcttATCTCCAGgaattccttttattaaaaatgaccacttggggtaaaaagtaacaaaacataaggagcaaaaagtaagaaaaactgaagcaatttctgatgtctcacggcgaaaagaaacattATTACTATGTCttgccgctttttgtttgcattggtcaaacgatttgcagtcttttgtttgtttttctaaaattagctTAAAAAGAGCTTTTCTCGTTCAGTTAGAGGAAACGATGTTTtgcaaaggtgtagatgaataaatttcctatgaaaatatgttgtctaggttttttttaatttacagaaGCCCattataaagcaaatcaaattgtgataatatcccatgcctggtactatttgcctcaGAACTTTTGTGAATGGTCACAAAACtatcttttagaaaacagctcgataaatgtatttccttgcaaaatagaggaaaatgactttcacaaagttgcagagcggtaaattttctataaaactgcgctaattagaaaattCGGGGACTCTCGGGtagattataaaataataaaatatcctttttgtaactttttgccccaatctcccctaatgATAAAATCAGCGATAAGCCTAAATCAAGTTATAAaagtgcgattccttcattgcaaattggGATTGTAGCAAACTAGAATGATATATATaatacaaatttgaattttagatTGTATTTCAAGCATTTGGAAATTCTAAAGTGGTACAAGGCACAGCGTTTTAGTTTTACAGGTTTTTATAATCCTAGCTTTTCtggtattttattatatttatattaaacGACATTCTATTGctcaatttttattgttttttgatagattttgatttttttgtaattttatcgatttttttattatttatttaattttcggtTTTGTTTTAAGAACTTGAAAGTTttgtatttttcgaaaaaaaattataaggaatttcaaaacttttctaTCAATACTAGAATCGTTCTATTTTAATTTGGAGTACCTTTGGAGTGGATTAAACTGTTTGCGAGCACTATCTCTTAATAGGAATGCTTTCCTGTGTTCTTCATACGTAAATCTGTTACTAAGGACGAAGAAATCGACCAATtgtcatttaatttaatacgaTTTTCATCGATTTctaattgttttacatcaatttttttattgcataatgattctatttcaatgaaaaatatgaaaatgtttttttgagtactatactgttctcaagtgcttctgcattattaaCTGTTCTTTGTGGTGGTTCATGTCTCGATTGTTTTTTCAGTCCtcaccgtgttctaaaaccactaaacagtcgtgacaggaaccaccACATGAAAAGTCAGAAGCACTTGAGTACAGTAATACGctggaaaatattcaattctcattggaatagcaccataatgctAGTTTGATGAACAAATTGAATTCAAAACTTCTACATAGGGAGCTTTTCTTTTGTCCTCAAAGATATGTCTAGGTTCTGAGGAATTTGAAGGCCTTTCCAAAGAtactaaatttttcagaatttataaaatcatcagccagaaataaaaaaaagagaatctaaaatgaaaaatatgaaatccgccattttcttttctttttaagccTTATAGAGGAGCACTGATATAAAATACGAAAGAACTTGTACAAACCCAAGCATTTAACCTAAACACTCCTGCAGTGGagtgataaaaagaaaattctgcgCATCTCCACCAATTTATTGATTTACTTCTCTGCAGGTATGAAGGCTTGGAGGTCATCTCGCCGTATGAGTTCGAAATAGTGCTCTATCTTAATCAGATGGGTGTCTTCAATTTTGTGGATGATGGAACACTTCCGGGATGTGCAGTGCTTAAGCTCAGTGATGGCCGCAAGCGGTCCATGTCGCTCTGGGTTGAATTCATCACAGCCTCTGGGTATCTGTCATCGAGAAAAATCCGTTCTCGTTTTCAGACTCTCGTGGCTCAGGCATGCGACAAATCTTGCTACAGGGACATCGTAAAGCTCATGGCGGATGTGTCAGAAGTGAAGCTAAAGATACGTGAGCGGTATTTTGTTCAAATTACCCCGGCATTCAAATGTTCAGGCATCTGGCCAAGATCGGCATCACATTGGCCACTACCAGGAATACCTTGGCCTCATCCAAATATCGTGGCCGAAGTGAAAACGGAAGGATTTGATTTATTGTCGAAGGAGTGCGCAGCACTTCAGAATAAAAACAATGCTATGGAAGGGGATGCTTGGGTGATGAACTTTCGTGAGGCAGAAAATAGGCTTCTATATGGCGGATGCAGGAAGAAGTGTTTGAGTATCCTCAAAACACTGAGGGACAGGCATTTGGATTTACCTGGAGAACCCATAACATCATATCATATGAAAACTTTACTTCTTTATGAATGCGAAAAGCATCCACAGGAACACGAATGGGATGATACTTGCCTAGCTGATAGAATCAATGGGATCTTACTGCAGTTAATCTCCTGTCTACAGTGCCGACGATGTCCGCACTATTTTCTACCAAGTCTCAATCTTTTCAAAGGGAAATCCCCAACTTCCATGGAAAATGCAGCTAAAGAGATCTGGAAGTTACTTAGAGAGATGCTAACTAATAGCTTTGCATTCGAGAATCTTTGAAAGTCCTATTTCAAACAAAGAATCTTtcagtaaatttatttaaaaattttcctaacGTCTAATTAGGAATAGATGATAGGGTAGATTCACCCCTTTCGACATTtccaaaatttacattaaaatgaaataatctaTTTTGAATGGATTTATTGATTTGAATAAATAGAAAATCTCTGCCAACCATTGAAGGCATAGTAACTTTGTTTTGTAATTGCGTTTAACATATCGTCATTTAGATCAACAATCGTCGTAACTTACTCTTCATCTATCCGACATTTTTATCACAATATGTatgtaaagggacagataatcctaaccggcttatgtaggtgagattcttaacgtgagctaactcggagtgcatgcaaattcgatttggagctgaagttgggagacgccattcagttaccttgaatcaaattcgtgaaattatacaaattttgtatttaaaccaaaatatcaaggatttggatgaactggcacaaaagtaatatatgggtgaaatgtagaccagaatgttctctataatttttccatagaacatgatctcatcgattactcagaagccaagataagcgaggttttttgtttcttaactcgttttttcatccagagttccccaagtagtcatttgttgaacttcaactatatcaaagaattgttgtattttgagagactttccatttaaaaccctattttaagtgtcttggtggagtagaggcagtcaaattggcatctgagtgatttcaaagcgttattatgggaaaaatcaattttttcacacttaaacgacaaaatcggacagattgcataatctgatcgaaaaatgatgtatggacgaaatgtagagacaaatgtcctctacaattatgtcgaagtaatcatcaaaatcggttcagcgacagtcgagataattgaggttatgtgatattgaaattggtttttcgactgtggcgcccctggtgttggtcccacgaagttcaaatattctagaaagttgtagcatttggtgagatctttcgtttaagccctcattcatcaaaatcggtcacatagaaccggagatatgattttttgaattttgtgaactttgacccctcatatctccggttctattgaaaccacagcgcacatacgcaccattttggaaacgtcctagactggactacaacatactaaaatttcattaacttgcacaatgccgtttttgagaaaagtgactttgaatttcgatgaattttgacgctatcacagcgccatctgtggtggatttttgaacttccatctgaaagtgctcatcgagacgaaatcaaaaaggtaaaatttaggtcgctatgttagttagaaccggagatagaggccggtcaatgttcgaactttgaccccttatagctcgggtcaggggttttagatcgacttatggttttttttgtttgataggtataatcaacggctacaacatactaaaatttcagcccgatgcacaatggaatttttgagttatttaacttataagatttaaaaattttctttttaataatagcgcccctagcggtggttttatgaacttgcgatgttagaaggggaggtggcatttcacgagagctttccaaaaagccctcactttttaaattctgacaattagaaccggagttatggccattttaagaaattttttttgggcccttatagctcgggtcaggggggtcgggggaccttaagtttggtattgatggaaagccctaaggcccagctataacatactaaattttaagcccgctcgatgccataggggcggagctattgagaaaacaaaaaaaggggggtcttcaaaatggcggaaggaggggtgggggggtggggggtcaatgcaccaagttgcaattttcacccgatatataacctttgccgaaaaccgcaagtcgatatcttttttagtttaggagctattaagctccaaagagcggccggccggccgggaacgtaaaatagccacatatatattcgtgatcaggaagtgctgaaacacattttggccaagtttgaggtcgatcggacgacatgaaattttgttaggattatagtaggtgagattgttaagaatctcacctaatacacagAAGTCTGTGACAGACTATACATTGATGATTAAAGTGACCAGAAAGATACAACAATTGCTGATCAAAACACCGATATGCTAACCAAAATGCATGAATTACAATAAGTCATATCAAAAGAATATCAAATGCATGTAAAATTAACGAAAGATTGATAAATTGATAAGTAAATCTGATAGAAAAAacctttgttaatttttttgttaaatgcaTAGAAAACTAATACTAAAAACTTATTTCTATTATTTGTTTGTAaaggtttgttaaaaaaatcattattaataaTCAGTAAAAGTTATCCtccaaacaataaaaaatattatttatatcaaTGAGGGAAtgcaaaaatgtttaaaaaaataagcatattttttttttaattttctgaacaatatttttaaaagtcaaTGAATTATAAACTAAGAGCAGTAAATCCATTAGTATTGACTATCAGGTGGTAAACTATCATTTACTATCACTATCATTTTCGTTTTGCaaatatgttttcgaaactaTCCATGAGAGTGATCCAGGTGGTTAGAACTAGATTGtactcatttttctttaaatgttaaatacttttttttttaaagaaaaattattgtgagagagtgagcgagatgaccagATCTTAATTTCATTCTCTTTCATTCAAATGTCAAATCATTTTTacataacaaaagttattgtacgctgggcTGAGTTAAATGTACAtccagtcatctcgctcaccGCTCTCACACTAATAggcaatttcgaaaacatattttcGAAACAAAACTTACTGTGCGTTattaataacttttattttgtagacatgattttcaaattttaatgagaATGAAAGAGATCTAAGATGCAAATCTAGTTACCTCGCTCACTCCCATAAGaagtttcaaaaacatgttctcaaaacaaaatttattgtgcgttgcaTATTATCGTTTGTCTGAAAAGagaatatacagtggcggccaaaataatagaatcactttccaaagcttatatttttaacttttgtaatttttcccaatttcctattataattctgaagtagaaatcttcaaattattagaatcgtagaataagggttgttttggccgctaaaggtctctattttacacagaatacgtcaaaaGTGtaattcagttcggccaaaaaaatggaaaactgttatttatggtttctaaatatggctttatttaaacttattcgatttatagaccacattctttaatttaaatgaaaatggttttATCGTGTTGTTTAAACCAAATTTCATTATTGatatattctatgaaaaatagAGACATCTTGCgtccaaaacaatacttatttgacgtaaggtagttatttgaacatttctatatcaaaattatttcaacgatttggaataaacaaaaatgctaaaggtaaaatagtggtctttacGGAGATGATTCTATTAttatggccgccactgtatctCTTGTACTCCCTTATACTTCTTTATCTTGGAATTTTGGAAATGGCGGAAAGTGGTGACATGGTGGTCACAAGTGGTGAATTTGCCCGTATCAGAATGTTACTGAAACAGTGCTAAAATATGTAATAGATTATTATGTACTGAAAGATCTTGTCTTAGTGAGATGAGTTGAAAATCTAGTGAGAAAATTGTATAggttttctaaagaaaaaacataCAAGTGATATATTAAATCGTCTGTCTTTGTTATCAAATTGCcaatattgcatttttatttttattcaaaactacattaaatttgcaaaaaaaagtttagctgCAAGAGCTGCAAGAATTGCCGACAAGAGTATCCCTGTCACTGCcctgaaaatatttcacacgAAAAGCAATGCAGAGAATTGAGTAGTTCAAATGAATCAACATCGACACAACAGTCAAGAACTATTTAATATGCTGGTGAGGTAATCAATAAACACATGTCAGAGACATGCCTTAAGAACGCGCCAAATGTGAAGTCCAAGTTCCAGAGAGTACCACTTAGGAAAAGAATTACCATTGCAGGCAGCCTACaggaaaaaaaaccattttaaaacTGATGGAGAATCTTTTATTCTCCCGCATTGCCC encodes the following:
- the LOC129808176 gene encoding protein mab-21-like; this encodes MEGWSCVDNNLVGDKAPEMLVPPDMVAPQSKLVYQINKFCTERVQCRMVQLSKTIFEICKIVQDILREVEIQEPRFISSLAEYNGRYEGLEVISPYEFEIVLYLNQMGVFNFVDDGTLPGCAVLKLSDGRKRSMSLWVEFITASGYLSSRKIRSRFQTLVAQACDKSCYRDIVKLMADVSEVKLKIRERYFVQITPAFKCSGIWPRSASHWPLPGIPWPHPNIVAEVKTEGFDLLSKECAALQNKNNAMEGDAWVMNFREAENRLLYGGCRKKCLSILKTLRDRHLDLPGEPITSYHMKTLLLYECEKHPQEHEWDDTCLADRINGILLQLISCLQCRRCPHYFLPSLNLFKGKSPTSMENAAKEIWKLLREMLTNSFAFENL